A window from Caldanaerovirga acetigignens encodes these proteins:
- a CDS encoding VOC family protein, with amino-acid sequence MKTLKIDHIGIAVKSIEEASKIYTELLGLEMHGIEEVKEQKV; translated from the coding sequence AACCTTGAAAATCGATCACATTGGTATTGCCGTGAAAAGTATAGAAGAAGCATCGAAAATATACACCGAACTTTTAGGGCTTGAAATGCACGGCATAGAAGAAGTAAAGGAGCAGAAAGTAAA